The DNA region CGCGCGCCTCGAAGTCGAATTTCTTGAGTGCTTCGCTGATCTCCAGCGGCTTGTAGACCGCCAGCCGTTGGGTGATCTCCGGAAAGTAGTCGTCGAGCGACCGCTGGTTCACCAGGAATGTTCCTGTCCCCGGATGCAGCCGCACCGAAGCCACCGCCGTCTTCCGGCGCCCTGTCGCCCTCCATTCGCTCTGCGTCGTCATAGCGTAGTCGTTGTCTTCTCGCACCTTCTCAGGGGCTTGGGCACGGCGACCGGATGCTGGGCCTCGTGGGGATGTTCCGATCCTCCGTAGACGTGAAGCTTCCGAAATATCCTTCTCCCCAAACGGTTGTGCGGGATCATGCCCTTCACGGCGTGCTCGATCAAAAATTCCGGCTTCCTCTCCCGGACCCGCTGAACCGTCTCGGAGTGATGGCCACCGATAAACCCGGAGTACCGCATGAAGGTCTTCGTCCCCTCCTTCTTGCCGGTGAAGATCGCCCGCGCCGCATTGATGACCACGACGTGGTCGCCGGTATCGACATGGGGGGTATATTGGGCCTTATGCTTACCGCGGAGCAAGACGGCCGCTTGCACGGCCACCCGGCCTACCGGCTGCCCCGCCGCATCGATTACATACCAAGAGCGCCGAACATCGGCGGGTTTTGCACTGAAGGTTTTCACGGGAAGGGAAAGCTTAGGGAGTGGAGCATGCCTTGTCAAGGCCAGGCGAGACCGCATTTTTCCAAAGTCCGGCCTCGACCGAGGCCAGCTGCGGGTTTATTAATTAAGCCTTCTTTTTGCCTCCAGGAGTAAAGGAAGCCGGGAGGATCCGACCGCCCTGGACGCGACGAATCATGAGCCGCATCGACTTGGTCAACAGGCCGCCCGATGGTGACCTCGCGCTTTCGCCCGAGGTGGCCGAAGGGGGTTACAAGAACGGCGCCGACGCCGTGGTCGCTGCGCTGGAAAACGCGGGGATCGATACCGTTTTTGCCTATCCCGGCGGGGCGAGCATGCTCCTTCACCAGTCGCTCACTCGCTCCCGAAAGATTCGGACTATTTTGCCGCGTCACGAGCAGGGCGGGGCCTTCATGGCCGAGGGATATGCCCGTGCCAGCGGGAAAGTGGGCGTCTGCATGGCGACCAGCGGTCCCGGCGCCACGAACCTCGTGACGGGGATCGCGGATGCCTATATGGACTCCGTGCCGCTCGTTGCCATTACCGGCCAGGTGATGCGGGAGATGATCGGCCGCGGAGCTTTTCAGGAAACCGACGTTTTCGGGATAACCCTGCCGATCGTCAAGCACAGCTATCTGGTCATTTCCGCGGACGACATCCCGGCAATCGTCCGAGAGGCGGTTCTGCTCGCGCGGACGGGAAGACCCGGTCCCGTTCTTCTGGACATTCCCAAGGACGTTCAGCAAGCCCCCGTCCGCCCGAAGCCCCCCGAGGGAAATTTCGGCGGCTGCAAACCGGTGCCCCGCGCTTCCGACGCGGAGCTCGAAGCGATCCTGCTCGCTCTGAAAACGGCGGAACGTCCCCTGCTCTACGTCGGGGGGGGGATCATCTCGGGCGAGGCGTGCGATGCATTGCGCCGCTTTGCCGAAGCGACCCATGTCCCGGTGACGACAACCCTCATGGGACTCGGCTGCTTCCCCGAAACACACGAGCTTTCCCTCCGATGGCTGGGCATGCACGGAACGGTCTACGCCAACTACGCGGCCGACGCCTGCGATCTTCTGTTGGCCATGGGCGTCCGCTTCGATGACCGGGTAACCGGCAACGTGGATGAGTTTGCGAAACGCGCCAAGATCGTCCACCTGGACGTCGACAGCTCCGAACTCAACAAGAACAAGAGAGCGCACCTGCCGATTCTCGGCGATGTCCGGGACGCCCTGGAACGGCTCAACGCTATGCTCGAGGCCGAGCGGCGCCCGCAAAAGCCTTACAAGGCCTGGCACGCGCAAATCGCCGAGTGGAAGGCACGTTATCCCTTTTCCTACCGCGCTGTCCCCGGCGCCATACTGCCGCAGCAAGTGGTCGAGGAGCTTTTCCGTCTTACGAAGGGCGAGGCGATTATTACCACGGGCGTGGGACAACACCAGATGTGGGCGGCTCAGTTCTACCAATTCATCCGGCCCCGCAGTTTTCTCTCCTCCTCAGGACTGGGCAGCATGGGCTTCGGATTCCCCGCGGCCTTGGGAGCCAAGGTGGCGTTTCCGAACCGCCAAGTGATCGATATCGACGGCGACGGGAGCTTTTTGATGAACATCCAGGAGCTCGCCACCGCCGTCACGGAGAACATTCCGGCGAAGGCGGTCATCTTGAACAACCAGCATCTGGGCATGGTCGTGCAGTGGGAGGATCGCTTCTTCTCCGGGAATCGCGCCCACACGTTCCTGGGCGATCCGCGGAACGTGGGGCGCCATTACCCGAGCTACCGGAAGATCTGCGAGGGCTTCGGCGTTCCCGCGGAGGAGGTTCGCAAGCCCGAAGAGCTCCGTCCCGCCCTCGAGCGTCTCTTGTCGGCCGAGACCCCCTATGTCGTCGATGTTCATGTGCCCTATACCGAACACGTCTTGCCGATGATCCCCGCGGGGATGACCGTTCACGACATCATCCTGGACAGCCTTCCGGACGACAAGGATCCGGCTGCCGGCGAGCGCGGAAGAGCCCCATAGCCCGGACGACCCCCATGACGCGAGCGACCTCATGGGTGCGCAGAAGATCGGTTTGGCCCAACAAGGCGAGCACCGCGAAAAACGGCTCCGCGCAGCGGACCTCTTCCTCGAAACATTCAAAGGCGTGCGGGAGCGCGTGGCACACTGGATAGCCCAGCTGGTGGAGGCGAAAGGTCCCCAGGAAAATCTCCATCTGCCGCTGGATCCTCACCGCTCCGTCTTGTAAGTTCGGATAGTAAAAGCCCAGGCCGGGATCGATCCAGAGCCTGCGTACCCCGGCTCTTTCCGCAAGGCGGCAGCGCTCTTCGAAGTAGGGCAGCAGGTCGCCGATCGGATCGTCCGAGAGGCGGATCGCGCGGGGATCGCGCACGTGAGCTCCTTCCACAAAATTAAGGATCAAACCCGCATCCTCTTTCGCCACGAGGGGAAGCAGCTCTTCCCAGCCCTCGCTGCCGGTGAAGTTGATCACGGCCGCCCCCGCACGAAGCGCGGCCCGCGCGACCAGCGGGTGATAGGTTTCGACTGAAACCAAGAGTTGCCGAGCGACGAGGCCTTCTACTACCGGTGTCAACTTGCGAATCTGCTCTTCGGGCCCCACCCGGGCCGCGTAGTCGAGGGACGACTCCGTCCCGACGTCCAGCAGCGCCGCTCCGGCATCGGCCAGGAGCTGCCCGCGCCGGACGGCGGCCTCGGGCGTGAGGGCCACACTTTCGCGATACCAGGAATCGGGGGAGAGATTGATGACCCCCATGAGCTGGGGGAAGGCGGACGCCTCCCGGTCTCCGAAGTTCCGGCCCCGAAGCTCGAACGCGCGCGGTTGCCGCTCGAGCAGAGGGGCGTATCGGTCAGCCAGCTCGTGGAGATAGCGCAACGTCAGCACTTTCGACCCTCGGTCAGATCCCTGTCAGAGGACTCCCTTTGTGCTCGGAATGTCGAGGATGCGGCCGTCTCGTTCCACACTCATCGCCAGCGCCCGCGCGAGCCCCTTAAAGGAGGCTTCCAATAGGTGGTGCGGGTCGCGGGCTGCGCGAACCTCGAGATGGAGCGTGAGCGTTCCGTGGACCGTCAGCGCACGCAGGAATTCCTCAAGGAGCTGCGCGGGAAATGTGCCTGCATGAAGCAGAGCGAGGGGGAGGAGCTCAGGGGTCCGCAACGCCAGAAACGGTCTGCCGCTCACGTCGATCGCTACCTCCACCAACGCCTCGTCCATCGGCACCAAGGCGAAACCGTAGCGGCGAATCCCCTTCTTGTCGCCGAGGGCTTCCCGCAGGGCCTGCCCGAGGCAGATGCCGACATCCTCCACGGTATGATGGAAGTCCACCTCGCGGTCGCCACGCGCGCGCACCTGGAGATCGAACAGCCCGTGGCGGGCGAACAGCTCGAGCATATGGTCGAAAAAGGGGATGCCCGTCCCCGCTTCGCCCTTTCCGGACCCATCCAGGTCGAGCCAGAGAGAGATTTGGGTCTCCTCCGTCGAGCGCTCCACGCTCGCCGTGCGGTGGGATGCCATGCCCATTCCTTAGCAGAAGCCGCTTTCCCTCGCAAAGAACAATGCCTTCCCGGGGCGAGCGCAGCACGGTCCAGATCTAATCGCCTGCGGCGCGGCCTTGGAATCGGTCCCCTGCTCCGCTAAGGTAAGCGGCCGGATGGGTCCCGCGGAAGAAGAAGCGGTTCGGAACGAGCGGGTGCTCGCGGCCGCCGTCGGCCGTCGCTGGCTCGAGGAGAGCCGACTTCCGGCGCTGCGCGCCGCCTTGGCCGCCCTCCCCGGGGCGGACGCAGCGGATCTGCTCCTTGAGCAGGGAATCATTGATTCGGCCCAGAGGGATTGGTTGCGGCGGGAACACGCGGGCCGACAGCAGCAGCGGTACGAAGAACCTTTCGTGAATTTATGCCTAAGGGAAGCCGCCCGGCAGGAATGCTCGGATCTCCATCTGGTGCCGGATCGTCCCCCTCTTTGCCGTCGCCACGGGCTGCTGGGAAGCCTCGGCGAAGGGTGGAGCGCGGTCTCCGGCCGGCAGATCGAGGAAATCGTCGAACGGATCGTCCCAGCAGGCGCGCGACGAGCGGTCGTTCGTCGCGGGTGGCTTACTCTCCCCTATGACGGAGGAGGATATCGGACTCGGCTCACCGTCGGCCGGGATGCCGCCGGCTATTTTCTTAGCTTTCGCCTACCCTTTCCTTGTTCTTTAGAACTGGACGCTCTCGGAATCAAAGAAGCGCGCACCCTGGTCGCGATCCGTGCCGGACTGATCCTCGTCACCGGCGGCCCCGGCCAAGGAAAGTCGACACTCCTCGCGGCACTCGCCCGGGAAGTTCGCCGTTCGCGTCCCGGACGCACTGTCCTTCTCGGGGATCCGCCGGAGCCCGCTTGGGAGGAAGATGGCTTTCGAACGGTCCGCATCGCGCACTGCGAGCGCTGCGCAGACGACGGGAAAGTGCTTCGCGCCGCCTTCTCGTTGGACCCGGACCTCTTGCTTCTCGACGCTCCCTTGGCGGTGTGCGCTCTCCCGCGCTTGGTGGAGGAAACGGCG from Methylacidimicrobium sp. AP8 includes:
- the rplM gene encoding 50S ribosomal protein L13, whose product is MKTFSAKPADVRRSWYVIDAAGQPVGRVAVQAAVLLRGKHKAQYTPHVDTGDHVVVINAARAIFTGKKEGTKTFMRYSGFIGGHHSETVQRVRERKPEFLIEHAVKGMIPHNRLGRRIFRKLHVYGGSEHPHEAQHPVAVPKPLRRCEKTTTTL
- a CDS encoding dihydropteroate synthase, with translation MLTLRYLHELADRYAPLLERQPRAFELRGRNFGDREASAFPQLMGVINLSPDSWYRESVALTPEAAVRRGQLLADAGAALLDVGTESSLDYAARVGPEEQIRKLTPVVEGLVARQLLVSVETYHPLVARAALRAGAAVINFTGSEGWEELLPLVAKEDAGLILNFVEGAHVRDPRAIRLSDDPIGDLLPYFEERCRLAERAGVRRLWIDPGLGFYYPNLQDGAVRIQRQMEIFLGTFRLHQLGYPVCHALPHAFECFEEEVRCAEPFFAVLALLGQTDLLRTHEVARVMGVVRAMGLFRARRQPDPCRPEGCPG
- a CDS encoding ATPase, T2SS/T4P/T4SS family, with amino-acid sequence MGPAEEEAVRNERVLAAAVGRRWLEESRLPALRAALAALPGADAADLLLEQGIIDSAQRDWLRREHAGRQQQRYEEPFVNLCLREAARQECSDLHLVPDRPPLCRRHGLLGSLGEGWSAVSGRQIEEIVERIVPAGARRAVVRRGWLTLPYDGGGYRTRLTVGRDAAGYFLSFRLPFPCSLELDALGIKEARTLVAIRAGLILVTGGPGQGKSTLLAALAREVRRSRPGRTVLLGDPPEPAWEEDGFRTVRIAHCERCADDGKVLRAAFSLDPDLLLLDAPLAVCALPRLVEETARSGALVMATLGLRGVAEVLRTLCTEMPRRASRSLLACTLRAVVALELVPAATGKGRVAATEIFQNVPEAAAALLAVEPEGIQRVLGAGAGAHFQPIDDSLWRLFQQGRVTMEAAYARCRHRAQWVARMHAPTSPASRE
- the ilvB gene encoding biosynthetic-type acetolactate synthase large subunit, translating into MSRIDLVNRPPDGDLALSPEVAEGGYKNGADAVVAALENAGIDTVFAYPGGASMLLHQSLTRSRKIRTILPRHEQGGAFMAEGYARASGKVGVCMATSGPGATNLVTGIADAYMDSVPLVAITGQVMREMIGRGAFQETDVFGITLPIVKHSYLVISADDIPAIVREAVLLARTGRPGPVLLDIPKDVQQAPVRPKPPEGNFGGCKPVPRASDAELEAILLALKTAERPLLYVGGGIISGEACDALRRFAEATHVPVTTTLMGLGCFPETHELSLRWLGMHGTVYANYAADACDLLLAMGVRFDDRVTGNVDEFAKRAKIVHLDVDSSELNKNKRAHLPILGDVRDALERLNAMLEAERRPQKPYKAWHAQIAEWKARYPFSYRAVPGAILPQQVVEELFRLTKGEAIITTGVGQHQMWAAQFYQFIRPRSFLSSSGLGSMGFGFPAALGAKVAFPNRQVIDIDGDGSFLMNIQELATAVTENIPAKAVILNNQHLGMVVQWEDRFFSGNRAHTFLGDPRNVGRHYPSYRKICEGFGVPAEEVRKPEELRPALERLLSAETPYVVDVHVPYTEHVLPMIPAGMTVHDIILDSLPDDKDPAAGERGRAP
- the hisB gene encoding imidazoleglycerol-phosphate dehydratase HisB, with protein sequence MASHRTASVERSTEETQISLWLDLDGSGKGEAGTGIPFFDHMLELFARHGLFDLQVRARGDREVDFHHTVEDVGICLGQALREALGDKKGIRRYGFALVPMDEALVEVAIDVSGRPFLALRTPELLPLALLHAGTFPAQLLEEFLRALTVHGTLTLHLEVRAARDPHHLLEASFKGLARALAMSVERDGRILDIPSTKGVL
- the rpsI gene encoding 30S ribosomal protein S9; translation: MTTQSEWRATGRRKTAVASVRLHPGTGTFLVNQRSLDDYFPEITQRLAVYKPLEISEALKKFDFEARVRGGGLCGQAEALSLALSRALVRWQPEVRPKLKGASLLTRDPRMKERKKSGQPGARKRFQFSKR